The following are from one region of the Paenibacillus sabinae T27 genome:
- the helD gene encoding RNA polymerase recycling motor HelD, translated as MSINEQEWKEEQLRVDRMTGLLKGHIRALSEELGLHRSDVVELRKDFWEEVTVNFSSPDDLGETSTSLRQQAQVLSERERHHLQSSKALKKYKKLVVSPYFGRIDFTEAPDGETERIYLGIGSLMEDNGTFLIYDWRAPISSLYYDGAPGPAAFETPAGIVSGDMSLKRQFVIDNGTIEVMFDTGVTIGDELLQQVLSHSADDRMKSIVATIQKEQNAIIRNDRSRMLVVQGAAGSGKTSAALQRVAYLLYKYRDNLQADQVLLFSPNPLFNSYVSTVLPELGEDNMQQTTFQMYLEHRLGQEFQLEDVFSQTESLLGSPDGPEADARKEGIAYKSSVAFLDVIRRYATRLETEGMLFKPLMFQGRAIVGKEEMERKFYEYDPSIRLANRIDLMTSWLLKKIAVFSQEERNADWVEDQIDLLDSSEYHRAYQAMRRKQRGKEETFDDFDTEKEMLARYIVSQRLKPLRGWVKRGRFVDANGLYSRLFRDRELLESLNEGAELPEGWDGVSAQTLNSLAGGELAYEDATPFLYLKELSQGFHTNTSIRYVFVDEVQDYSPFQLEFLRRLFPRAKMTVLGDLNQAIYAQGEALGELAGLVSIYGKENTEVVSLTRSYRSTYEIVEFTRSMVPGGERIVPFNRRGEEPLVREVSGSEELLSRVEEDILNLHSRGYHYVAVICKTAGESSRVFDGLKDKLDVQLVTKETPNFQKGTLVLPAYLAKGVEFDAVIIYDGSSKNYGRESERKLFYTACTRAMHVLHIYCLGEPTRFIPVKSVDTGSRVQ; from the coding sequence ATGTCGATCAATGAACAGGAATGGAAAGAAGAGCAGCTTCGTGTCGACCGCATGACCGGGCTCCTCAAAGGCCATATCCGGGCGCTTTCTGAAGAGCTTGGGCTTCATCGCAGCGATGTTGTGGAGCTCCGCAAGGATTTTTGGGAAGAGGTAACCGTGAACTTCAGCAGTCCCGACGATCTCGGCGAAACCTCCACCAGTTTGCGGCAGCAGGCACAGGTATTGTCCGAGCGGGAACGCCATCATCTGCAATCCAGCAAAGCGCTGAAAAAATATAAAAAGCTTGTGGTGTCCCCGTATTTCGGACGCATTGATTTTACGGAAGCTCCGGACGGAGAAACCGAACGCATCTATCTGGGCATCGGCTCGCTGATGGAGGACAATGGCACTTTTCTTATTTATGACTGGCGGGCTCCGATTTCCAGCCTGTATTATGACGGGGCGCCCGGTCCCGCAGCCTTTGAAACGCCGGCAGGCATCGTGAGCGGGGACATGAGTCTGAAGCGGCAGTTTGTCATCGACAATGGAACCATCGAGGTGATGTTCGACACGGGCGTCACGATCGGCGACGAATTGCTTCAGCAGGTGCTCAGCCACAGCGCGGACGACCGGATGAAGAGCATTGTAGCTACCATTCAGAAGGAGCAGAACGCGATTATCCGCAACGACCGCAGCCGGATGCTCGTCGTTCAAGGGGCGGCCGGAAGCGGGAAGACGTCCGCAGCGCTTCAGCGCGTCGCCTACCTGTTGTACAAGTACCGGGACAATCTGCAGGCTGATCAGGTGCTTCTGTTCTCACCCAATCCGCTGTTCAACAGCTACGTGTCTACCGTGCTTCCCGAGCTCGGAGAAGACAACATGCAGCAGACAACCTTCCAGATGTATCTCGAGCACCGCCTAGGCCAGGAATTCCAGCTTGAGGATGTATTCAGCCAGACGGAATCGCTGCTGGGCAGTCCTGATGGCCCTGAGGCGGATGCCAGAAAGGAAGGCATTGCCTACAAATCGTCGGTCGCATTTCTCGATGTCATCCGCCGGTATGCAACCAGGCTGGAAACCGAAGGAATGCTCTTCAAGCCTTTGATGTTCCAGGGGCGCGCTATCGTGGGCAAGGAAGAAATGGAACGGAAATTTTACGAATACGATCCGTCTATAAGGCTGGCGAACCGGATTGATCTCATGACAAGCTGGCTATTGAAGAAAATTGCCGTATTCAGCCAGGAGGAACGGAATGCGGACTGGGTGGAGGACCAGATCGACCTGCTGGACTCCAGCGAGTATCACCGCGCATATCAGGCGATGCGGCGCAAGCAGCGGGGCAAGGAGGAGACATTCGACGATTTTGACACCGAGAAGGAAATGCTCGCCCGCTACATAGTCAGCCAGCGGCTCAAGCCGTTGCGGGGCTGGGTCAAACGCGGCCGCTTTGTCGACGCCAACGGACTCTATTCCCGCCTGTTCCGGGACAGAGAGCTGCTGGAAAGCCTTAACGAGGGGGCGGAGCTGCCCGAGGGCTGGGACGGCGTCAGCGCTCAGACGCTGAATTCCCTTGCCGGCGGAGAGCTTGCCTATGAAGATGCCACGCCGTTCCTGTATTTGAAGGAGCTCAGCCAGGGCTTTCATACGAACACTTCGATTCGTTATGTATTCGTGGATGAAGTGCAGGATTATTCGCCGTTCCAGCTCGAGTTTCTCCGCCGGCTGTTCCCGCGGGCCAAAATGACCGTGCTCGGCGATCTCAACCAGGCCATTTACGCTCAGGGTGAGGCACTCGGCGAATTGGCGGGACTTGTGAGCATTTACGGGAAAGAGAATACGGAAGTCGTATCGCTGACCCGAAGCTACCGCTCGACGTACGAGATTGTCGAGTTTACGCGGTCCATGGTTCCCGGCGGCGAGCGGATTGTTCCGTTTAACCGTAGAGGGGAAGAGCCGCTGGTCCGCGAGGTGTCCGGAAGCGAGGAGCTTTTGTCCAGAGTGGAAGAAGATATTTTGAACCTGCATTCGCGCGGCTATCACTATGTTGCGGTTATATGCAAGACGGCCGGGGAAAGCTCAAGGGTATTCGATGGTCTCAAGGATAAGCTTGATGTGCAGCTAGTGACCAAGGAGACGCCGAATTTCCAGAAGGGGACGCTCGTTCTGCCTGCTTATCTGGCCAAAGGCGTTGAATTCGACGCGGTTATCATCTATGACGGGTCATCGAAAAATTATGGAAGGGAAAGCGAACGGAAGCTGTTCTATACCGCTTGCACGAGAGCGATGCATGTGCTGCATATTTATTGCCTCGGCGAGCCGACCCGGTTCATTCCCGTGAAATCCGTGGACACCGGCAGCCGCGTCCAATAA
- a CDS encoding MarR family winged helix-turn-helix transcriptional regulator codes for MNDEIKQWIYRYIDAYHTVTRRVNARIRESIDEGLTGEQFQILRLIDGQPCCTSTYLSEALCVGKSSITAMINRLAEAGIIERTRDENDRRLVYLTITENGRGIYQTAEEKVLEVISPYLTNFDKDKVEQFITMFERLAELMQEPGGRSE; via the coding sequence TTGAATGATGAGATCAAACAGTGGATCTACCGCTACATTGACGCCTATCATACGGTTACCCGGCGGGTCAACGCCCGGATAAGAGAGAGCATCGACGAGGGGCTAACAGGTGAGCAGTTCCAGATTCTCAGGCTGATCGACGGGCAGCCCTGCTGCACCTCGACTTATCTGTCGGAAGCTTTATGCGTGGGCAAAAGTTCCATTACCGCAATGATCAACCGGCTCGCGGAGGCGGGCATCATCGAGCGGACCCGGGACGAGAACGACCGGCGGCTCGTTTATCTGACGATTACCGAGAACGGACGGGGCATATACCAAACAGCGGAAGAAAAAGTACTGGAGGTCATCTCGCCCTATTTGACAAACTTCGATAAGGACAAGGTTGAGCAGTTTATCACCATGTTCGAGAGATTGGCGGAATTAATGCAGGAACCGGGAGGAAGAAGCGAATGA
- a CDS encoding GNAT family N-acetyltransferase: protein MTKKPPLEEWKRKVSHTDVEYVIVDSGNPDLRRLIAMLDEELLERYPQERIYGVDFDHPDTRKIIFVIARHNGEALGCGGIRPLTLDSNEQPAAELKRFFVDRGTRKMGIAAGMLKVLEDQARGRCFKEMRLETGEKQPEAIAFYMKHGYRPIDRFGVYADNPECLCFGKSLD from the coding sequence ATGACGAAGAAGCCCCCCTTGGAGGAGTGGAAGAGGAAAGTGAGCCATACCGATGTGGAATATGTGATTGTGGATTCCGGCAATCCCGATCTGCGGCGTCTGATCGCCATGCTGGATGAGGAGCTTCTGGAACGCTATCCGCAGGAACGGATTTACGGTGTCGACTTCGATCATCCCGACACGCGCAAAATCATCTTTGTAATCGCCCGCCACAATGGGGAAGCGCTCGGCTGCGGAGGAATCCGTCCGTTAACGCTGGACAGTAACGAGCAGCCTGCGGCCGAATTGAAGCGGTTCTTCGTGGATCGGGGCACCCGCAAGATGGGCATTGCTGCAGGTATGCTGAAGGTTCTGGAGGACCAAGCGCGCGGTCGCTGCTTCAAGGAGATGAGGCTGGAGACGGGAGAGAAGCAGCCGGAAGCGATAGCGTTCTATATGAAGCACGGCTACCGCCCGATTGACAGGTTCGGCGTTTATGCGGATAATCCGGAATGTCTCTGCTTCGGCAAAAGTCTGGACTGA
- a CDS encoding macro domain-containing protein — translation MKVILNRTVISAEQGDITSWSGDCIVNAANSGLFGGGGVDGAIHRAGGPQIAEECALIRSRQGGCLPGEAVVTGAGNLPFQAVIHTVGPIWKGGSAGEADTLAKCYKSSLALAASIGARSVAFPNISTGIYGFPKPLACSVALNAVAECIHALEGEDGAPERIDFICYEDDNAGLYQEALKNIGKSAAE, via the coding sequence ATGAAGGTCATACTGAATCGGACCGTGATCTCTGCGGAGCAGGGTGACATTACATCATGGAGCGGCGACTGCATCGTGAACGCCGCTAATTCCGGACTGTTTGGCGGCGGAGGCGTTGACGGAGCGATCCACCGAGCAGGAGGACCCCAAATTGCCGAAGAGTGCGCGCTCATCCGCAGCAGGCAGGGCGGCTGCCTTCCGGGCGAAGCGGTAGTTACAGGAGCCGGAAATCTGCCGTTCCAGGCCGTCATTCATACGGTGGGGCCGATTTGGAAAGGCGGGTCAGCCGGCGAAGCCGACACGCTCGCCAAATGCTATAAGAGCAGCTTGGCGCTGGCAGCGTCGATAGGCGCCCGAAGCGTTGCTTTCCCGAACATTTCGACGGGCATTTACGGATTTCCGAAGCCGCTCGCATGCAGCGTCGCGTTAAATGCGGTTGCGGAATGTATTCATGCTCTGGAGGGTGAGGATGGCGCTCCGGAAAGAATCGACTTTATCTGTTATGAGGACGATAACGCAGGGCTGTATCAGGAAGCGCTGAAGAATATAGGGAAATCTGCTGCCGAATGA
- a CDS encoding GNAT family N-acetyltransferase, which translates to MNTMLTDLKTRIDSPDVEELLSYAVISDPGELERVRAEYKEEAALLLYGWEDEELLVGLIGFEMTEDGSIDIRHIAVLPENRGKGYARGMILELLAERQPRYVVAETEDESAANFYRSLGFMVYSLGENPSGIEQLRCVYEVEESED; encoded by the coding sequence ATGAATACAATGCTTACCGATCTTAAAACCAGAATCGATTCTCCCGATGTCGAGGAATTGCTGTCCTATGCGGTTATTTCCGATCCCGGCGAGCTTGAGCGCGTCCGCGCGGAATACAAGGAGGAAGCGGCCCTTCTGCTTTACGGATGGGAGGATGAGGAGCTGCTGGTCGGCCTGATTGGCTTTGAAATGACCGAGGACGGCTCGATCGATATCCGGCACATTGCCGTGCTCCCTGAGAACCGCGGAAAAGGCTATGCCCGCGGGATGATCCTGGAGCTGCTGGCCGAACGCCAGCCCCGTTATGTCGTTGCAGAGACCGAGGACGAGTCGGCAGCGAATTTTTACCGGAGTCTGGGCTTTATGGTGTACTCGCTGGGAGAGAATCCTTCCGGCATCGAACAGCTTCGCTGCGTATACGAAGTGGAAGAATCAGAGGACTAA
- a CDS encoding MarR family winged helix-turn-helix transcriptional regulator: MTLPNLQHSPGFLLGSAYRRISILFSRALKPFDITPEQWTVLYTIACRDNINQKAVAASVDKDQPTTARIVELLGKKGLITKTVSENDRRAYLLNATPEGKALIDATRSLEQQNLDSALAGLTPSQVEELRLVLRAICRNTGNIYED, encoded by the coding sequence ATGACCCTGCCCAATCTGCAGCACTCTCCAGGCTTTTTGCTCGGTTCCGCATACCGGCGGATTTCGATCCTTTTTTCCCGCGCCCTGAAGCCTTTCGATATTACTCCGGAACAGTGGACGGTTCTTTATACGATTGCATGCCGTGACAACATCAACCAGAAGGCGGTTGCCGCTTCCGTGGACAAGGATCAGCCAACCACTGCCCGGATCGTCGAGCTGCTTGGCAAGAAGGGCTTGATCACGAAGACGGTCTCGGAAAACGACCGGAGAGCCTATCTGCTGAACGCCACCCCCGAGGGGAAAGCGCTGATCGACGCCACCCGCTCCCTTGAGCAGCAGAATCTCGATTCTGCACTTGCAGGCCTGACCCCTTCCCAGGTTGAAGAGCTTCGCTTGGTCCTGCGGGCCATCTGCCGCAATACCGGCAATATTTATGAAGACTAG
- a CDS encoding MMPL family transporter: MRGILKARWAIIAVWLAAAVVLVMTAPSFSDLVREKGQISVPEGYTSSRASEILREASDAKGGETLHQVALVFNRPEGLGEKETESIRQGVEKLASNKEQLGLSSITDPFSQEALKDTLIAKDGKTILVALSVKGGDEEVKALPDKVAPLLKDVDADHYLTSEGLINEDTILSSETGLKKSEYITVVFILVILLVVFRSVVAPFVPLLTVGLSYIVSQSIVAFLVDRFDFPLSTFTQIFMVAVMFGIGTDYCILLISRFKEELGAAEDTRTAIIETYRKAGGTVFFSGLAVFVGFVVIGLSKFILYRSAVAVAVGIAVMLLALVTVVPFFMAVLGKKLFWPSRGSLEHSESRIWGAAGSFSLKRPWAALLIVAAVVLPFLLTYSGKLSFNSLEEIGGRYPSVKGFNIIADSFGPGESMPGKLVIKNDDRMDNAEYMGLAEKISREVEQVDGVKTVRSMTRPAGEQIDDFLIPTQVASLSEGLDKSNEGLKQIRSGLSDASNRLKQNEPKLTEAASGAAQLVDGTAALKSGVTALGDGLTRIQKGIESGSAGAGELKSGLQQAAASAQQLADAHKKLLAGYRQLGGGLTALDGGIGQIQQQLSGAAEALSGLGPRFTGLEGSHPELLQDADYQTIKGTVTQTGEGTAKLAAGLGQISGQLKGAAAGLDEANAGYVRAAAGQDALAQGLQKLAAGIAQLQSGLNQAAGGQGQIVGKIPSITDGLDRLQGGQQQLADGFSELNGQIGQLTKGLSDSAEGLKQITGGLGSAQDYLSQVQAAGDSELSGFFIPAEALESDDIQTVFDNYLSDDRKVMTIDVVFADNPYSTGAIDKVGDIQAAVERAVKGTKLENAEVAMNGVTSTYSDLQSISNADYSRTVMLMLGGIFVILVFLLRSVIMPVYLILSLVLTYFTAMGITEAVFVNLLGYSGITWTTPFFSFVMLIALGVDYSIFLMARFNENTGWDVKDAILHAMRNMGTVILSAVIILGGTFAAMYPSGVLSMMQIATVVLSGLILYALLFLPFFIPVMVKAFGKANWWPFKMKEPEAASDRNIHL; the protein is encoded by the coding sequence ATGAGAGGCATTTTAAAAGCAAGATGGGCGATTATCGCGGTATGGCTGGCTGCGGCAGTGGTTCTGGTTATGACCGCTCCGTCATTCTCCGATCTGGTCCGGGAGAAGGGTCAAATCTCTGTTCCGGAGGGATATACTTCTTCCAGAGCATCGGAGATTTTGAGAGAAGCATCCGACGCCAAGGGCGGAGAAACGCTCCATCAGGTCGCGCTGGTGTTCAACAGGCCGGAAGGTCTTGGCGAGAAAGAGACGGAGAGCATCCGTCAGGGAGTGGAAAAGCTCGCAAGCAATAAGGAGCAGCTAGGGTTGAGCAGCATCACGGACCCTTTTTCGCAGGAGGCGTTGAAGGATACCCTGATTGCCAAGGATGGCAAGACCATCCTGGTCGCTTTGTCAGTTAAAGGCGGGGATGAAGAAGTCAAAGCGCTGCCGGATAAGGTGGCACCCCTGCTGAAGGATGTGGACGCCGATCATTATCTGACGAGCGAAGGGCTGATTAACGAGGATACGATCCTAAGCTCAGAGACGGGTCTGAAAAAATCGGAATATATCACGGTCGTGTTTATTCTGGTGATTCTGCTCGTTGTGTTCCGTTCGGTCGTCGCACCGTTCGTGCCGCTGCTCACCGTGGGGCTCAGCTATATTGTGTCGCAGTCGATTGTGGCGTTTCTTGTGGACCGGTTCGATTTTCCGCTCTCCACCTTCACGCAGATCTTCATGGTGGCCGTCATGTTCGGGATCGGGACGGATTACTGCATTCTGCTGATCAGCCGGTTTAAAGAAGAGCTGGGCGCTGCGGAGGATACCCGCACGGCCATTATTGAGACGTACCGCAAGGCGGGCGGAACGGTGTTCTTCTCCGGTCTGGCCGTATTTGTCGGCTTCGTCGTCATCGGGCTGTCCAAGTTCATTCTGTACCGTTCGGCCGTGGCGGTCGCCGTAGGAATCGCGGTGATGCTGCTTGCGCTGGTCACAGTCGTCCCTTTCTTTATGGCGGTGCTGGGCAAAAAGCTGTTCTGGCCGTCCCGGGGCAGTCTGGAGCACAGCGAGAGCCGGATTTGGGGAGCGGCGGGTTCCTTTTCTTTAAAAAGACCTTGGGCGGCGCTGCTGATTGTGGCAGCCGTCGTGCTCCCGTTCCTCCTTACTTACAGCGGCAAGCTTTCGTTTAACAGCCTGGAAGAGATCGGCGGCCGCTATCCGTCGGTAAAAGGCTTCAACATTATTGCGGACAGCTTCGGTCCTGGAGAATCGATGCCAGGCAAGCTGGTGATCAAGAACGATGACCGGATGGACAACGCGGAGTATATGGGACTTGCCGAAAAAATCAGCCGCGAGGTTGAACAGGTCGACGGCGTGAAGACGGTTCGCAGCATGACCCGTCCGGCCGGCGAGCAGATTGACGACTTTCTGATTCCGACGCAGGTTGCGTCGCTGTCGGAAGGCCTAGATAAGAGCAACGAGGGACTGAAGCAAATCCGGAGCGGCTTGTCGGATGCAAGCAACCGGCTCAAGCAGAATGAGCCGAAGCTGACGGAAGCCGCTTCAGGGGCGGCACAGCTCGTAGACGGCACGGCTGCCCTGAAATCGGGTGTTACCGCACTCGGCGACGGACTGACCCGCATCCAGAAAGGAATCGAGAGCGGTTCGGCGGGGGCCGGCGAGCTTAAGAGCGGCCTTCAGCAGGCTGCGGCGAGCGCGCAGCAGCTGGCGGACGCTCATAAGAAGCTGCTGGCCGGCTATCGGCAGCTGGGCGGCGGGCTCACCGCGCTCGATGGCGGAATCGGCCAGATTCAGCAGCAGCTGTCCGGCGCGGCAGAGGCGCTGAGCGGTCTGGGACCGCGCTTTACCGGTCTGGAGGGGAGCCATCCCGAGCTTCTGCAGGATGCCGACTACCAGACCATTAAGGGAACGGTCACCCAGACCGGCGAAGGAACCGCCAAGCTTGCCGCCGGACTCGGCCAAATCTCCGGGCAGCTAAAAGGTGCAGCCGCGGGACTGGACGAAGCCAACGCAGGCTATGTCAGGGCGGCTGCCGGACAGGATGCGTTGGCGCAGGGGCTGCAAAAGCTGGCAGCCGGGATCGCTCAGCTCCAGTCCGGACTCAATCAGGCCGCCGGAGGACAAGGGCAAATCGTCGGCAAGATTCCATCCATTACTGACGGATTAGACCGTCTGCAGGGTGGACAGCAGCAGCTTGCCGACGGCTTCAGCGAGCTGAACGGGCAAATTGGCCAGCTGACAAAGGGGCTCAGCGACAGCGCGGAAGGGCTGAAGCAGATTACCGGCGGTCTCGGCTCGGCGCAGGATTATCTGAGCCAGGTTCAGGCCGCCGGAGACAGCGAGCTGAGCGGTTTCTTCATTCCCGCGGAAGCGCTGGAATCGGACGACATCCAGACCGTCTTCGACAATTACTTGTCGGATGACCGTAAAGTGATGACGATCGATGTCGTCTTTGCCGATAACCCGTACAGCACAGGGGCGATCGACAAGGTGGGCGATATCCAGGCGGCGGTAGAACGGGCGGTTAAGGGCACGAAGCTGGAAAATGCGGAAGTGGCGATGAACGGGGTAACAAGCACCTACAGCGACCTGCAGTCCATCTCAAATGCGGATTATTCGCGGACGGTCATGCTCATGCTTGGCGGGATTTTCGTTATTCTAGTCTTTCTGCTTCGGTCCGTCATTATGCCGGTTTACCTTATTCTGTCGCTTGTCCTGACCTATTTCACAGCGATGGGAATAACGGAAGCAGTCTTTGTTAACCTACTGGGATATTCCGGCATCACCTGGACGACTCCGTTTTTCAGTTTCGTCATGCTGATTGCGTTGGGCGTCGACTACAGCATCTTCCTGATGGCCCGCTTTAACGAGAATACAGGCTGGGATGTCAAGGATGCCATCCTGCATGCGATGCGCAATATGGGTACCGTCATTCTATCGGCGGTCATTATCCTCGGAGGGACGTTCGCAGCGATGTATCCGTCGGGCGTACTGTCCATGATGCAGATTGCGACCGTGGTGCTCTCGGGACTTATTCTGTACGCCTTGCTGTTCCTGCCGTTCTTCATTCCAGTTATGGTAAAAGCGTTCGGCAAAGCGAACTGGTGGCCCTTTAAAATGAAGGAGCCGGAGGCTGCGTCGGACCGCAATATCCATTTGTAA
- the rpiA gene encoding ribose-5-phosphate isomerase RpiA: MNAKQLAAEAAVEYVQEGMKVGLGTGSTAYWAIRKLGERVAEGLNITAVATSRASEQQARELGIPLVSFGEIDRLDVTIDGADELDGDLQLIKGGGGALLREKIVAKGSDRMIVIADETKVVRTLGKFPLPVEIVPFAWEWTVADLAKLGCVPELRRDGANLYKSDNGNYIADCRFEIITSAPELALALHSIPGVVEHGLFLGIADMAIVGKNDGSLEVISSKTKP; the protein is encoded by the coding sequence ATGAACGCGAAGCAGTTGGCGGCGGAAGCGGCGGTTGAATATGTACAAGAAGGGATGAAGGTTGGTCTCGGGACGGGCTCCACGGCCTATTGGGCGATCCGCAAGCTCGGGGAAAGGGTTGCCGAAGGCCTGAACATTACGGCGGTCGCGACTTCAAGAGCTTCAGAGCAGCAGGCGAGGGAACTGGGGATTCCGCTCGTATCGTTCGGGGAGATTGATCGTTTGGACGTGACGATCGACGGAGCGGACGAGCTGGACGGCGATCTTCAGCTTATCAAAGGCGGCGGCGGAGCCCTGCTCCGTGAGAAGATTGTCGCCAAAGGCAGCGACCGGATGATCGTAATCGCCGATGAGACCAAAGTAGTCAGGACGCTGGGCAAGTTTCCGCTGCCGGTGGAAATCGTACCGTTTGCCTGGGAATGGACAGTCGCCGATTTGGCCAAGCTCGGCTGCGTTCCCGAGCTGCGCCGAGACGGGGCAAACTTATATAAGAGCGACAACGGAAATTACATAGCGGATTGCCGGTTTGAAATCATCACATCAGCTCCCGAACTTGCGCTGGCGCTTCATTCCATTCCGGGCGTTGTAGAGCACGGCCTGTTCCTCGGGATAGCGGATATGGCGATCGTGGGGAAAAACGACGGAAGCCTTGAAGTGATCAGCAGCAAAACCAAACCTTGA
- the fsa gene encoding fructose-6-phosphate aldolase: MKFFLDTGNIEEIKRITRLGLVDGVTTNPSLIAKEGRLFKDVIKEIVEIVPGPVSAEVIGLKAAEMLEEAYEIAEWGSNVVIKLPMTEDGLEACYELTKKGIKTNVTLIFSAAQGLMAAKAGATFISPFVGRLDDIGVDGMKLIKDLKTILTNYGLQSEIIAASIRNIAHVEQAAIAGAHIATIPGSLLPSLWKHPLTDNGIERFLKDWEKVPQAVKQPQ; the protein is encoded by the coding sequence ATGAAATTTTTCTTGGACACCGGTAATATTGAAGAAATAAAACGGATTACGCGCCTTGGTTTGGTGGATGGCGTAACAACGAACCCGTCGCTGATCGCCAAGGAAGGCAGACTTTTTAAAGATGTGATCAAGGAAATCGTCGAAATCGTTCCCGGGCCTGTCAGCGCCGAAGTCATCGGTCTGAAAGCCGCGGAAATGTTGGAAGAAGCTTACGAAATCGCGGAATGGGGCTCTAATGTGGTCATCAAGCTGCCCATGACCGAAGACGGTCTGGAAGCCTGCTATGAGCTGACGAAGAAAGGCATCAAGACGAACGTCACCCTGATTTTCTCCGCTGCCCAGGGCCTCATGGCCGCCAAAGCCGGCGCCACCTTCATTAGCCCGTTCGTCGGACGTCTGGACGACATCGGCGTGGATGGCATGAAGCTGATTAAAGACTTGAAGACGATCCTTACCAACTACGGCCTTCAATCGGAAATCATCGCTGCCAGCATTCGGAATATCGCCCATGTGGAGCAGGCTGCCATCGCCGGAGCGCATATCGCAACGATTCCGGGCTCCCTGCTGCCGTCGTTGTGGAAACACCCGCTGACCGACAACGGAATTGAGCGTTTCCTCAAGGACTGGGAGAAGGTTCCTCAGGCTGTCAAGCAGCCTCAATAA
- a CDS encoding MFS transporter produces MKDKKWDLLALASIPFIMTLGNSMLLPVLPQISRKLAVSSFQVSMIITVYGVVAIVMIPVAGYLSDRFGRKAVILPSLILAALGGGVSAAAAWLMGGVTAYWVILAGRFLQGIGAAGAFPIVLPLVGDMFRDEEEVSRSLGLIETSNTFGKVISPILGAYLGTLLWFLPFIAIPALCLISFLLVVFLVKSPKRKEQKTSTVQQFLKGIREVLHDKGRWLYAIFAIGCICMFVTFGVLFYLSETLESKYHLHGWLKGLVLAIPLALLCLSSFGAGKMIGENKKRMKWIGFAGMALLTTSMIITGFYSGIYFMVGFLSLGGIGIGAALPCLDALITEGIEKENRGTITSLYSSMRFIGVALGPPAVSLLMNAGHWTLFVTMAAAGALGGLLTLFGIKPSEGQRGKKKGEALSRYKPEPSGRDDAFGSRGRSPI; encoded by the coding sequence ATGAAAGATAAAAAATGGGATCTGCTGGCCCTGGCATCCATTCCTTTTATCATGACGCTTGGAAATTCCATGCTTCTCCCCGTGCTTCCTCAAATTTCCCGAAAGCTGGCCGTCAGCTCCTTTCAAGTGAGCATGATCATAACGGTATACGGTGTCGTAGCCATTGTAATGATTCCCGTTGCAGGATATCTTTCCGACCGATTCGGACGCAAAGCCGTAATTCTTCCCAGTCTGATCCTCGCTGCTCTAGGCGGGGGAGTATCGGCTGCCGCGGCGTGGTTAATGGGTGGCGTTACCGCTTATTGGGTGATTCTTGCCGGGCGTTTTTTGCAGGGAATCGGGGCGGCAGGCGCTTTTCCCATCGTTCTGCCTTTGGTCGGAGATATGTTCAGGGATGAAGAGGAAGTCAGCAGAAGTCTGGGCCTGATCGAGACCTCAAACACTTTTGGCAAAGTAATCAGCCCTATTCTCGGTGCTTATCTGGGGACGCTTCTGTGGTTTCTTCCGTTTATCGCCATTCCGGCCTTGTGTCTGATTTCATTTTTACTGGTTGTATTCCTGGTCAAGAGTCCGAAGAGGAAAGAGCAAAAGACATCGACGGTACAGCAGTTTCTTAAGGGAATACGGGAAGTACTGCATGACAAGGGACGCTGGCTGTATGCGATATTCGCCATTGGCTGCATCTGTATGTTCGTTACGTTCGGGGTTCTGTTCTACCTGTCGGAAACACTGGAATCGAAGTATCATCTGCATGGCTGGCTGAAAGGCCTGGTGCTTGCCATACCGCTCGCGCTGCTCTGCCTGTCTTCGTTCGGAGCCGGAAAAATGATCGGGGAAAATAAAAAGCGCATGAAATGGATAGGTTTCGCGGGAATGGCGCTGCTCACGACATCCATGATCATTACCGGATTCTATAGTGGAATCTATTTTATGGTCGGATTTCTGAGCCTTGGGGGGATTGGCATTGGCGCCGCCCTGCCCTGTCTGGATGCACTTATTACCGAAGGGATTGAAAAAGAGAACCGCGGGACGATCACTTCCTTGTACAGCAGTATGCGGTTTATCGGAGTGGCGCTCGGTCCGCCGGCCGTATCCTTGCTCATGAATGCAGGTCACTGGACGCTGTTCGTTACAATGGCGGCGGCAGGCGCTCTGGGAGGACTCTTAACCCTGTTTGGCATCAAGCCAAGCGAAGGGCAGCGGGGCAAAAAGAAAGGGGAAGCCTTGTCCCGTTACAAACCGGAACCATCCGGACGGGACGATGCATTCGGTAGCAGAGGCAGGTCGCCGATCTAG